CGATTTGTAGGGTCATATTACTACCTAGCATCAATTGGCCAGTAAGGTATGTTCCTGGAGGGAAAAGAACGGTCTTACCACTACCCTGACAGGCATCGATGGCTTTCTGAATGGCCTTTTGATCATTGGTGACACCATCTCCTATAGCTCCATATTTTTTCACATCAAAAACCTGTGGGTTAGCTGGTGAACAGCGAAGTAAGGCTGACGCCAAGAGTATTAGCAAGTATTTGCTCATAATTCGAATCGCAATTAGTCTATACTGAATGGCACCAAACGCATAGGCATGCACCAAACGATCTTCTAAACTACTGCATTGTCCGGGGTTGGGCAAATCGGCTTAAGTTTCTTAGAGTCAACCAAAAAAATAATAAATCAACCAGGGTATGCCCATGACAATAATGAACAGTATCACGCCCCAAAATTTATTTCTTCTTTCACTTTCAGGTTCGTATTGGTCGTATTGGCTCACTTAGTTAAGATACAGAATAAATCAAGATTTTCATCTGATGCATCTGCTAGATAGAAATCACTATGATGGATTTGAGAAACCAGACCTGCGTCTTGATCCTGTAATTTGTTTCGATTAAAACGGTTCAGAATTTCGTACGGAAATCTCAAAACTGGTGCTGGTAATCTGTATTGAAGATCGAAAATATCAAATCGCATAATTCGGTTTACAGATTTTCTATTTTCTTCATGGTATTCCATCACTTTCTCGTTTCCGGCTATACCTTTCATTTCGACACCACTGAAAATAGTAGCCGCTAGTTTTTTCAACTCGGCGCCTGTATATTCTCTTACATGCCATGGATTTCTAGACAAGGACATCTTGATATTAGGCGTAGTGATGATCGCTCTGCCGCCAGGTTTCAAAACACGATGTATCTCCTTCAAAAAAAGATGATCTTCCTTAATGTGTTCGATTACCTGAAAACTAATAACAGTATCGAAGGAATCATCCTCCAAATCACTGAATGGAGGAAAAACAGCCTGACGGAAATCAATGCCCTCATATTTCAATTTTAGCGCATCGATCACTTCTGTGATTTTATCCAATGCCACATACTCATCGGCCAAAGGAGACAAAACCTCAATCCCTCTGCCTTCTCCACAACCAGGCTCTAAAACTTTGCCTTTGACAAATGGTTTTGCCTCGATATATGCCTTGAGTAAACGCTGATGGATAGGATTGTCAGAGACAATTTTG
This is a stretch of genomic DNA from Reichenbachiella ulvae. It encodes these proteins:
- a CDS encoding class I SAM-dependent methyltransferase, whose amino-acid sequence is MSTFTTEIASDKIVSDNPIHQRLLKAYIEAKPFVKGKVLEPGCGEGRGIEVLSPLADEYVALDKITEVIDALKLKYEGIDFRQAVFPPFSDLEDDSFDTVISFQVIEHIKEDHLFLKEIHRVLKPGGRAIITTPNIKMSLSRNPWHVREYTGAELKKLAATIFSGVEMKGIAGNEKVMEYHEENRKSVNRIMRFDIFDLQYRLPAPVLRFPYEILNRFNRNKLQDQDAGLVSQIHHSDFYLADASDENLDLFCILTK